Within the Saccharopolyspora gloriosae genome, the region AAGTACTTCCCGACCCACAGCCCACCCGTGTACCGCGCGGCACCCTTCGTCGGCAGCACGTGATTCGTCCCGATCACCTTGTCCCCGTAGGACACGCACGTGCCCTCACCCAGGAACAACGCCCCGTAGTTGCGCATCCGCTCCAACGCCAGCCGCGGCCGCTCCGTCAACACCTCCACGTGCTCACTGGCATAGGAGTCGGCCAACTCGAACGCCTCGTCCACCGACCCGACCACCACGACCTCACCGTGATCACGCCAAGCCGGACCCGCGAAATCGGCGGTCGGCATGCCCGGCAACAACTTCTCCACGTGCTCGACCACCTCCACCACCAACGCCCGCGACGTCGTGATCAGCACAGCAGGGGAGTCCGGACCGTGCTCAGCCTGCGACAACAGATCCACCGCCACCACGAACGGATCCGCATGCTCATCGGCGATCACCAAGATCTCCGTCGGCCCGGCGAACAAATCGATCCCGACCTCCCCGAACAACTGCCGCTTCGCCTCCGCCACATAAGCGTTGCCCGGCCCCGCCAGCAGATCCACCGAACCCACCGACTCCGTACCCGCCGCCATCGCCGCCACCGCCTGCACACCACCCAGCAGATGAATCTCATCCGCACCCGCCAAGTGCATCGCCGCGACCGTCGCCGCCGGAACCTCACCGCGAATCGGCGGCGTCGCCGCCACCACCCTCGGCACCCCCGCGACCTTCGCCGTCACGATCGTCATGTGCGCCGACGCCGTCAGCGGATACCGCCCACCCGGCACGTACGCACCCACCGCATCGATCGGCACATGCCGATGCCCCAGCCGCACCCCCGGCAACGTCTCCACCTCCACGTCGCGCAGCGATTCCCGCTGATGCCCGGCGAACACGCGCACCTGCTCCTGCACGAACCGGATGTCGTCGAGCACCTGCCGCGGCACCGACGCGACGATCCGCTCGACCTCCTCCGGAGAAAGCCGGAACGACCCGGGACTCCAACCGTCGAAC harbors:
- the hisD gene encoding histidinol dehydrogenase encodes the protein MREVLKHPAPKKAATDDSELRDRVRGIIEDVRARGDVAVREYSERFDGWSPGSFRLSPEEVERIVASVPRQVLDDIRFVQEQVRVFAGHQRESLRDVEVETLPGVRLGHRHVPIDAVGAYVPGGRYPLTASAHMTIVTAKVAGVPRVVAATPPIRGEVPAATVAAMHLAGADEIHLLGGVQAVAAMAAGTESVGSVDLLAGPGNAYVAEAKRQLFGEVGIDLFAGPTEILVIADEHADPFVVAVDLLSQAEHGPDSPAVLITTSRALVVEVVEHVEKLLPGMPTADFAGPAWRDHGEVVVVGSVDEAFELADSYASEHVEVLTERPRLALERMRNYGALFLGEGTCVSYGDKVIGTNHVLPTKGAARYTGGLWVGKYLKTVTYQEVVDSAASARLGEVCGRAARVELFEGHARSGDVRAAKFGGAGLEWADHV